TGCGGGCATACTCCCGACGCTGGTCGAAATACTGCATGTGCTCACGTTCCAGCGGCTTGATCTCGGCTTCGATGAACTCGTCCATCTCGGCGAGCACGCCGGAAAGATGTTCGGGTAAAGCGAAATCCACGTTGATCTCTCTTTCTCGAGTTACCGGCTCGGGTCAGAAGCCGTACAGGGTTCTCTTCCAGATGGTCGACAGGGTGGCGATGGCATCGGCATCGTTGATCTCGATGCCGAGCCCGGACTGGCCTACGAACACGGTGGTGAAGTTCTCGAACAACAAGGCAATCGCCGCGCCCACGTGTTCGGGCTGAAGCCCTTGAGCGTGTCCCTGTTCCTGGGCGTGATGCACCGAGGCGATGACGATGTCGATCCCGAACCGCCGGAACTTGTTCTGCACCTCGGCGAACCGCTGCTGGGTGGCCGCAAGTTGGGCCACCGCGATCATGATGCCGATGTTCTGTTTGAAGATGTTCCAGTATCCGGTGACCACGGTGGTGAAGAACTCGGTGTCTTCAGGTGAATCCGGCAGGTGCAGGTTCAGCCCGGACGGTTCGACGACATCGTGCAGGAAGGATTCGGCCAGCGCTGCGAGTAGATCTTCTTTGTCGTTGAAGTACCGGTAGAACACCGCCGGGCTCTTGCCTGCGGCCGTGGTGATGTCGGACAGGGTGGTGCCGTGAAAGCCGCGCTCGGCGAACAGTTTCCGTGCGGCGAGCTCGATCGCCGACCGCGTCTGACGACCTTTGGTGCCCAGCTCGGCAGCGGTCATCGGCGCCTCAGCCCAGGATCCGGTCGCCCGCGCGCAGCAGTGCGCTGGGAAGGTCGTGGCCGACGGCATCCTGTGCGATGCGCGCGGCGTCGATCGCGGCTGACAGGTCCACATCGACGGCGATGTCACTGTCGCGCAGCAGGTAGACCAGATCTTCGGTGGCGATGTTTCCGCTCGCGCCCGGGGCGAACGGGCAGCCGCCCAGCCCGCCGACCGACGCATCCAGCCGGGTGACCCCGGATTGCACCGCCGCGTACGCACTGGCCAGTCCGGCGCCGCGGGTGTTGTGGAAGTGCGCACCCAGCGGTAGGTCCCCGATCAGTGGCCGAACCTGTGAGATCAGCGAGCTCACCCGGCGCGGGGTAGTGGTGCCGATGGTGTCGGCGACGGCGATCCGGTTGACGCCGAAACCCACAGCGGCCGAGACGATGGCGAGCACCCGCTGCGGGTCGGTCGGACCGGCGAACGGGCAGTCCCAGGCGGTGGCGATGATGACCTCCACCGAGGTGTTGCTGTCTGCGGCGATGGCAGCGATCTCGGCGATCTGCCCGGTGGCCTCGGCCGAGGTACGCCCGACGTTGGCATGGGAGTGGGCGTCGGAGGCGGACACCACGTACTCGATCGAGCGCAGACCCGCGGCGATGGCGCGTTTCGCCCCGTTGGGGCTGGCTACCAGCGCCGAGAATTCGACGTCGTGAGAAGCGCGGTATCGGTCCAATTCTTGTGCGAGTTCGGCCGCGTCGGCCAATGCGGGCACCTTCGAGGGAGAGACGAACGCCGTCGCCTCCACCTCGCGAACCCCGGTGGCCACGATGGCTTCGAGAATCGCGACCTTGGCTGACAACGGGATCGGCTTCTCGATCTGCAGCCCGTCCCGCAGGCACACCTCGCGGATGTCGACCTTGCCGGGCAATGTCATCTCACCGGTCATCTCACAGCACCCCCTCTGCGCGCAGGGTCTCCAGTTCTTGGGCACTACGCCCGAGCAGCCCGCCGTACACCTCGTCGTTGTGCTGCCCGGGCCGGGCGGAGCCGGCGTTGCGGATCGTGCCGGGTGACTCGGAGAGCACGGGCACGACGCCGGGGCCCTTGACGTTGCGCTGCACCCGTTCATCCCAGTGATCGGCGATCATCCCGCGGGCCTGCAGCTGGGGATCCCGCACGACCTCGGCCACAGTGTTGATCGGCCCACTGATCACACCGGCCTGCGACAGGGTTTCGATGATCTCCTCGGGCTGCCGCTTGCCCGCCCACTCGCCGATGATCTTGTCCAGCTCGTCCTGATTGCGACCGCGGGCAACGTGGTTGGCGAACCGGCCATCGGTCGCCAGTTCGGGGCTGCCCATCGCCGCGCACAGCCGGCGGAACACGGTGTCCTGGTTGGCTGCGATCACGACCCAGCTGCCGTTGGCACTCTGGTAGATGTTGGAAGGGGCGATGCCTTCCAGTCGCGTGCCAGACGGACCGCGCACCACACCGCCGACGTCGTAGTCGGGAATGGTGGATTCCTGTATGGCCAGGCAACTTTCGGTGAGCGCGGTGTCGACGACCTGCCCCTCGCCGGTGACGGTTCGCCGGTACAAGGCCGCCAACGCGCCCTGGGCGGCGAACATCCCGGCCAGGCTGTCGCCCAATGACAGGGCCAGCCGTGGCGGGGGACCGCCGGGGAACCCGTTCATGTGGCGCAAGCCGCTGGACGCCTCGGCCACCGAGGCATAGCCGGCCTTCCCGGCGTCGGGTCCGGTCTGTCCGTAACCCGAGACGCGGACCAGGATGATGCCCTTGTTGCGTTCGCGCAGAACGTCGTAACCCAGGTTCCACTTCTCCAGGGTGCCCGGCCGGAAGTTCTCCACGATGATGTCGGACCGTTCGACCAGCTCGAGGAACAACTCGCTTCCTTTGTCGGTCCGAAGGTCCAGGGTGGCTGCCTTCTTGTTGCGGGCGTGCACCGTCCAGAAAAAGTGGTGACCGTCGAGTTCGGCCTGCCCCCAGGTGCGCAGGGGGTCCGGGGTGGCCGGCAGTTCGATCTTGATGACCTCGGCCCCCATGTCGCCCAGCAGTCGGCCCGCGAACGGGCCGGAGATCAGGGTGCCGAGTTCGATCACCCTGATGCCGTCGAGGGCACCCGTGGCAGTCACAGCGAGAATCCGTGTCGGTGCAGCCAATCGGTGCAGATCCCAACGGCCTGGCGCAGGGTGTCGCGTTGGTCCGGGCCCGAGTAGTAATGGTTGGCGCCGGGAATCTCGTGCATCTCCTTGTCGGAGTGGCCGATGGCCTCATAGAGCCTGCGGGTGTGGCTGGGGGTGCAGGCGTCGTCGGCCAAGTTGCCGATCACCAGGGCTGGCACTGCGATGTCCGGCCCGGCCTTGACGGCGTCGCCGTTGGCGTCGTCGTAGCTCCATTGGGACAGCCAGCTGCGCAGTGTGCAGAATCTCGCGAGGCCCACTGGGCTCATGTTGACGACCTGCGGATCTCCCAGGTAACAGGTGCCGGGGGTGCGCTCATTGGGATCGACCGACGGATCCAGCCAGCGTGGGTCGGCCATGGTGCCGTGCACGACGAATGCGAACTCGTCATCCGGTCGACCCTGTTCGGAGAGCTCCGCCAATTTTTCTTTGACCCACTTGGTGATTCGCCGGTTTCGGGCGATCTGCGCCTGGTGGTAACGCTCGAGGAACTCCGCCGTGTAGGGCGGCTGGTTGGGATTGTCGGGGTTGTAGAGGTCGAGTTCCGGATCCCGTTTGGAGGGATCGTTCTCGTCCAGGATGGACGCATCCATCCACTCGGTCATGGTGCCGTGGCGGCTGATGTGGGCGGCCAGCAACATGATCCCGTCGGCCGGGATCAGGCCCAGCTTCGTCAGGTCGGGTCCGTCGCCCGACGGGCTCGCCGTCACGGTCGGGTTCTGGGCCTGTTGTTGGTAGAACACCGACAGCGAACCACCGCCGCTCCATCCGGCCAGCACCACTTTTGAGTAGCCCAGGCGATTCTTGGCGTCCTTGATGCACTCGCCGAGATCCTCGACCACCTTCTCCATCAGCAGGGCCGAGTCGGTGCCGCGGAACCGGCTGTTGCAGTAGATGACGTGGTGCCCGGCCCGGGCCAGGGCGTTGATCATCGGCAGGTAGGCACCGCCACCGATCGGGTGCATGAAGACCAACACGGTGTCCGACGGTTTAGCCTTCGGGCGCAGCAGATAGCTCTCCAGCACGACCAGCTCGGCGACACCGCCGTAGACGTCGCGCACGGCCGAGTTGTTCTGGTAGGCGACCAGATACGGGATCCGGTCGTACTCGTGCTTCACAGGTGTATCGATTGTTGTCATCGCTTTCCTTGGTTCTTCGCGCAAGCGCTCATCACTGGTGCTGCCCCAGATCGTTGGCGAGGATTTCGGCGGACGGGACGAGACGACGACGGGTGTCGATGGCGATGACCGACCAGTCCACCCGGTCGTAGTCGTCGAACTTGCGGCGGGCGCGTTCCCGGGCCTTCTCCGGCGCCCCATGGTGAACGCCTTGCGGAGCATGGGAAACCAGGCCGGGCGGCATCGGGATGCCGTAGAGGGTTCCGCCGTGGAAGAACGCGATCTCGTCGTAGTCGACGTTGCGGTGATACCAGGGGGTGCGCTCGGTGCCCGGCACGCTCTCGGCGGGCTTGGGCAGGAAGTTCATCACGTACACACCGGTGGCCTGCATGAAGAGGTGCACCGTCGGTGGCAGGTGCACGCTCTCGGAGGTGATGACGGTGTAGTCCTCGATGTTGAAGGTGAACGGGAAGTTGTCGCCTCGCCAGCCTTCCACGTCGAGGGGATTGTGTTGGTAGAACAGCGAAGTCGGTCCACCTTCGTGAATGAGGCGGACCTCGTACTCGTCCCGCCCGTCATCATCGATCGGAGCCGGCTCGGGGATGGTGACCTGCGCCGGGTCGAACGGGAAGTGCCGACCGAGGGTGCCGGGCGGCGGGACCCGGAAATCGTCGGTGGCCTGGATCATCAGCCACGTACTTTCGCTGTCCGGGATCTGACGGAACGTGCAGGCTTTCGGGATGTAGACCCAGTCGCCCTCGCGGTAGCGCAGTGGACCGAACTCGGTCTCCAAAAGGCCCGATCCCTTGTGGACGAACAGCAGCAGGTCGCCGTCGACATAGCGAACGAAGAAGGGCATCTCCTCACTGCGCCGGCTCAAGAGGACCTGGCAGTCGGCGTTGGAGAACATCAGCAGCGGTCCGCCCTGGGCGTCGGTGGCGTCGCTGGGCTTGAGCTCGCTGGACAGCACGTCGGTGGGGCGCAGGGGGCCGACGGTGCGGTAGGCGGTGGGGTCGTTGCGCCGGTACATGTTGGCTGTGCGGCCGACGAAGCCGCCGCGGCCGAGTTCGTCGTCCTTGAGTCCGTCGAGGTCGGCGTGCACCCGCTTGGGGGTTTTGCCTTTACGCAGGTGAACGAATGATTCCATGCTCGGCTCCTGAGGGTTCGGGCCAAAAACTGAAAGTGACTTTACTTTTTCTTTCGCCGGGTGACAAGAGGTGGTCAGGACTGATCTGTTGCGTTTCGGGCCGGGCTTACCGGGGTAGCCCTTGTTGGGCGCCCACGCTTGCCGCTGCCCGCTGGGTCAACGAAAGGACTGTTATGAGAAAGGAATTGGAGGGCCGCAGGGTCGCGATCCTTGCCGCCGACGGTGTGGAGCGCATCGAACTCGAACAACCGCGCGCGGCCGTCGAGAACGAGGGCGGTCACGCCGAGCTGTTGTCGCTCAAGGCCGGTGAAATACAGGCCCGCGATCACGACCTCGAACCCGCGGGCACCTTTCCGGTGGACCGCACGGTCGCCGAGGCGAAGGTCGACCAATTCGACGCGCTGATTCTTCCCGGGGGAACCGTGAACCCGGACAAACTGAGGCTCGACGAGACTGCGGTGGCGTTCGTCCGTGATTTCGTGCAGTCGGGCAAGCCCGTCGCAGCCATCTGTCACGGCCCCTGGACTCTCGTAGAGGCCGACGTGGTGCGTGGCCGCACCCTGACCAGTTATCCGAGTATCCGCACCGATCTCGGAAACGCCGGCGCCACCGTGGTGGATCGGCAGGTCTGCGTCGACGGCAACCTGATCACCAGCCGCGCCCCCGGCGATCTGCCCGCGTTCTGTGAGGCCATCACCGAAGTATTGGCGAGCAGCCCCGCCCAAACCTGAGGGCGGGTCGAGCCATGACGCCTCGCGCCACGGCCGAGACGGCCGGCTCAGAAGCTGTCGGTGAAACCTCGACCAATCGGCAGCGCAACTTCGTGTTCCTGGCAGTGGTGCTGGGCATGCTGCTGGCCGCCCTTGATCAGACGATCGTGGCCACCGCGCTGCCAACGGTCGTCGCCGATCTGGGGGGAGCAGGGCACCAGGCCTGGGTGGTCACCAGTTACCTGCTCGCGTCGACGATCGTTACCGCCGTAGTAGGCAAGCTGGGCGACACCTTCGGCCGCAAGAAGATCTTCCAGGTGGCGATCCTGCTCTTTCTGGTCGGGTCGGTGTTGTGCGGTGCGGCCGGATCGATGGGGATGCTCGTCGCATCCCGCGCCCTGCAGGGACTCGGCGGTGGCGCGATCACGGTGACCGCGGTAGCGGTGATCGGCGAGGTGATTCCGCTGCGCGACCGCGGTCGCTACCAAGGTGCGCTGGGTGCGGTCTTCGGCGTCACCACCGTCATCGGCCCGCTGCTCGGCGGGCTTTTCACCGACCACCTGAGCTGGCGGTGGGCCTTCTGGATCAACGTGCCGGTGGCGGTGGTCGTCATCGCGATCGCTGCGGTGGCCATTCCCGAATTCACCCGCACCGCCAGGCCGGTGCTCGACTACGCAGGCATCGTCCTGGTCGGTCTCGGTGCGGCCGGGCTGACCCTGGCGACGAGCTGGGGCGGCACCACATACGCGTGGACTTCGGTGACGATCATCGGGCTGTTCGTCGGTTCGGTGGTTGCACTGGTGGCGTTCGTCTTCGTCGAACGTCTTGCCGCCGAACCGGTTCTGCCCATCCGGTTGTTCGGCAATCCGGTTTTCACGGTCTGTTGTGTGCTGTCGTTCGTGGTGGGCTTCGCGATGCTGGGTGCCCTGACGTTCCTGCCGACCTACATGCAGTTCGTCGACGGCGTTTCGGCCACCGCGTCGGGACTGCGGACCTTGCCGATGGTCGTGGGACTGTTGGTCACCTCGCTGGGCAGCGGTGTCCTGGTGGGGCGTACCGGAAAGTACCGGATCTACCCGATCGCCGGGACCGCCATCATGGCGATCGGATTCGTGCTGTTGTCGCGGATGGATGCCGACACCTCGACACTGACCCAGTCTCTCTATCTCCTCGTCCTGGGCAGCGGCATCGGGCTCAGCATGCAGGTCCTGATCCTGGTGGTGCAGAACACCGTCGACTTCACCGATCTCGGTGTCGCCACCTCCGGCGTGACGTTCTTCCGCGCCATCGGCAGTTCGTTCGGCGCAGCGATCTTCGGATCGCTGTTCGCCAATTTTCTGGGGGACCGGCTGCCGTCGGCGATGGCCGGCAGCGGCGCGCCCCCGGAGGCCGCGACCTCACCTCGGGTGCTGCACGGTCTGCCGCACGAGGTCGCGGTACCCATCATCGATGCCTATGCCGATTCGCTCACCCGCGTGTTCCTGTTCGCCGCACCGTTCGCCGCCGTCGGCTTCGTGCTGGCGCTCTTCCTCAAACAGGTTCCCTTGCGCGACACCGTCGCCAGCGGCAGCACCGACATGGGCGAGGGCTTCGGTATGCCGACCACCGAACCGCCGGAGAAGCTCCTCGAAGTGGCAATCGGCCGGCTGCTGCAGCGCAGTCACGGTATCGACCTGGAGGCGCTGGCCGAGTCCGGGCGCGGACGGCTCGACACCGCGCAGCTGTGGGCGCTGATCCAGATCTACCGGCACGCCGCCGCGACCGGGGCCGCCAACCTCTACGAGATCGCCGACGAGCGCCGGGTGCCGCGCCAGATCCTCGAGCCCACGTTCGACCGCCTGGTCGCGTCGGGGCTTGCCGAACGAACCGGACGCGAGTACACGCTCACCCCGGCCGGAGCGGCGGAAATCAGCTCGGCCCGTAACGTCATCTCTGGCTGGCTCACCGAATCTCTCGCGCGGTCACCGGAATTCGAGGGCCGTCCCGATCGCCTGCAGGTGCAGGGTGCGCTCGACCGGCTGGCCCGTGGTGTGCTCATGGAGCGGGATCCGGCGCACGCCGAGACCCGGCCGATGAAGCTGGGGCCGGCGCGCCGCCCGGTCGCCGAACCTCCGACCACCCGGATGCGTGCCTCGGTGGCTCAGCCGCCGCCGGAACCGCCCACCCGCCCATTTCGTCCGCGGACGGGGACCGCGGGGCCGCGGCCGCCGCGGCCGCCGCGTCGCTAGGCGCCACCGCCTCGTGCGGCGTCCCGGACCTGCTCCAGCGCCTCGGCACGCATCTGTTCCCGTTCGGCAGGCGTCCACCGGGTGGTGGGTTCCACCACCAGGGTGTCGACACGGTAGCCCAGCATTCCGAACACATACTCCAGATACGGCTTCTGAAAATCCTGCAGTTCAGGGTGACGCCCGTCGTAGGCACTGCTGCGGGTCAGGATGAGCTGCAACGGTTTTCCCTCACCGAGGGTGCCCACGTGTTCACCACGTTCGTTGAGGGTGAAGCTGGCTACCGGCTGCACGATGATGTCGATCCACGCCTTGAGGGCATGTGGCACATGCCAGTTCCACATGGGGGAGGACACCACCAGTCGGTCGAAGCCACGCACCCGCTCGATCTCGGCGAGCACCTGCTGCCACACCGCCTGCTGGTCCTCGGTGATCGGCTCGCCGAACAGCTGAGCGAACTTGGCGATCGCCGCATCCCGGCCGAACCGCAGCACATCGTCGTCCCACACGGAGAGGCGTTCCACCTCGCCGACCGGGTCGGCGGTATCCAGGTAGGCCAGCGCCAACTGCGAGGACAACGCGTCGTCCCCCTTCGGGCTGGCCTCGATCCACAGAGTCTTCATCAGATCGGCCCGTCAGATCATCGATGTACGAGGGATCTTCATCCCCAGCGCCATCGCACCGGCCAACTCCCGGCTGGTGTCGTAGTCGAACACCACGTGGCCGGACAGCACGTCGACATCGCGTTTGAACCGCTGCAACGGGCTCGAAAGGAAATGGATGCTGGCTCCGCCCGCACCCATCAGATCGCCGATCACCGCCTTGGATTCGGAGACGATGTGCGCCGCCGCCAGCCGGGCCTGCGCGCGGACCGGCTTGTCCACTGCGTCGCCGGTCGCCACGATGCTCTCTATCTCTCCGACCGTGTCGGCCAGCAGGGCACGCAGAGCGCGCACCCGGACTTGCGCCCCGGCCAGGTGAGCCTGCGCGATCGGCTTGTCCTTCTGTACGACGCCCTCATAGGGCAGCACGCGTTCACCGAGGCGTTTCGCGTAGATCTCGGTGACCCGCTCGGCGCTGCCCAGCGCGGGCATCGCCGCCAGCAGTGCCAGTGCGGGCACCATCGGCCAGCGGTAGACGCTGCTGTCGTGTAAACCCGCGCCTGGGGCGGTACCGGAATAGATGTCGAGCACCTTCACCAGTCGGTGCTCCGGGACGAACACGTCGGTGGCGATGGCGTCGTTGGAACCGGTGGCCCGCATGCCGTCGGTGTGCCACACGTCGGCCACGGTCACGTCGCCGATCGGCAGCAGCGCGAGCGCCGGGTACAACGCGTCGTCGGGGCCGCACAGCGCGGCGACGATGATCCAGTTTCCGTGCATGACGCCGGTCGCCCAGGACCATCGGCCGGTGAGGCGGATGCCGCCGCCGGCCGGAAGTCCGCGCCCGGTCGGCGCGAGTGGGGCCGGTGCCAGGAACGGGCGGCTCGCGAAGGCCTCTTCCTGGGCCTGCTCGCCGAACAGCGCGAGCATCCAGTTGTGCAGGGCCAGGAAGCCGATGGTCCAGGCGCTCGACGTGCATCCGTGGGCCATCCGGCGTACCGGGTCCAGGATGGCCGGGAAATCGGCCTGCTGACCGCCATAGCGGGCGGGCACCAGGAGTTC
The window above is part of the Mycolicibacterium fortuitum subsp. fortuitum genome. Proteins encoded here:
- a CDS encoding TetR/AcrR family transcriptional regulator; the protein is MTAAELGTKGRQTRSAIELAARKLFAERGFHGTTLSDITTAAGKSPAVFYRYFNDKEDLLAALAESFLHDVVEPSGLNLHLPDSPEDTEFFTTVVTGYWNIFKQNIGIMIAVAQLAATQQRFAEVQNKFRRFGIDIVIASVHHAQEQGHAQGLQPEHVGAAIALLFENFTTVFVGQSGLGIEINDADAIATLSTIWKRTLYGF
- a CDS encoding hydroxymethylglutaryl-CoA lyase, with translation MTLPGKVDIREVCLRDGLQIEKPIPLSAKVAILEAIVATGVREVEATAFVSPSKVPALADAAELAQELDRYRASHDVEFSALVASPNGAKRAIAAGLRSIEYVVSASDAHSHANVGRTSAEATGQIAEIAAIAADSNTSVEVIIATAWDCPFAGPTDPQRVLAIVSAAVGFGVNRIAVADTIGTTTPRRVSSLISQVRPLIGDLPLGAHFHNTRGAGLASAYAAVQSGVTRLDASVGGLGGCPFAPGASGNIATEDLVYLLRDSDIAVDVDLSAAIDAARIAQDAVGHDLPSALLRAGDRILG
- a CDS encoding CaiB/BaiF CoA transferase family protein; translated protein: MTATGALDGIRVIELGTLISGPFAGRLLGDMGAEVIKIELPATPDPLRTWGQAELDGHHFFWTVHARNKKAATLDLRTDKGSELFLELVERSDIIVENFRPGTLEKWNLGYDVLRERNKGIILVRVSGYGQTGPDAGKAGYASVAEASSGLRHMNGFPGGPPPRLALSLGDSLAGMFAAQGALAALYRRTVTGEGQVVDTALTESCLAIQESTIPDYDVGGVVRGPSGTRLEGIAPSNIYQSANGSWVVIAANQDTVFRRLCAAMGSPELATDGRFANHVARGRNQDELDKIIGEWAGKRQPEEIIETLSQAGVISGPINTVAEVVRDPQLQARGMIADHWDERVQRNVKGPGVVPVLSESPGTIRNAGSARPGQHNDEVYGGLLGRSAQELETLRAEGVL
- a CDS encoding alpha/beta hydrolase family protein encodes the protein MTTIDTPVKHEYDRIPYLVAYQNNSAVRDVYGGVAELVVLESYLLRPKAKPSDTVLVFMHPIGGGAYLPMINALARAGHHVIYCNSRFRGTDSALLMEKVVEDLGECIKDAKNRLGYSKVVLAGWSGGGSLSVFYQQQAQNPTVTASPSGDGPDLTKLGLIPADGIMLLAAHISRHGTMTEWMDASILDENDPSKRDPELDLYNPDNPNQPPYTAEFLERYHQAQIARNRRITKWVKEKLAELSEQGRPDDEFAFVVHGTMADPRWLDPSVDPNERTPGTCYLGDPQVVNMSPVGLARFCTLRSWLSQWSYDDANGDAVKAGPDIAVPALVIGNLADDACTPSHTRRLYEAIGHSDKEMHEIPGANHYYSGPDQRDTLRQAVGICTDWLHRHGFSL
- a CDS encoding homogentisate 1,2-dioxygenase, which encodes MESFVHLRKGKTPKRVHADLDGLKDDELGRGGFVGRTANMYRRNDPTAYRTVGPLRPTDVLSSELKPSDATDAQGGPLLMFSNADCQVLLSRRSEEMPFFVRYVDGDLLLFVHKGSGLLETEFGPLRYREGDWVYIPKACTFRQIPDSESTWLMIQATDDFRVPPPGTLGRHFPFDPAQVTIPEPAPIDDDGRDEYEVRLIHEGGPTSLFYQHNPLDVEGWRGDNFPFTFNIEDYTVITSESVHLPPTVHLFMQATGVYVMNFLPKPAESVPGTERTPWYHRNVDYDEIAFFHGGTLYGIPMPPGLVSHAPQGVHHGAPEKARERARRKFDDYDRVDWSVIAIDTRRRLVPSAEILANDLGQHQ
- a CDS encoding type 1 glutamine amidotransferase domain-containing protein, which gives rise to MRKELEGRRVAILAADGVERIELEQPRAAVENEGGHAELLSLKAGEIQARDHDLEPAGTFPVDRTVAEAKVDQFDALILPGGTVNPDKLRLDETAVAFVRDFVQSGKPVAAICHGPWTLVEADVVRGRTLTSYPSIRTDLGNAGATVVDRQVCVDGNLITSRAPGDLPAFCEAITEVLASSPAQT
- a CDS encoding MDR family MFS transporter; the protein is MLLAALDQTIVATALPTVVADLGGAGHQAWVVTSYLLASTIVTAVVGKLGDTFGRKKIFQVAILLFLVGSVLCGAAGSMGMLVASRALQGLGGGAITVTAVAVIGEVIPLRDRGRYQGALGAVFGVTTVIGPLLGGLFTDHLSWRWAFWINVPVAVVVIAIAAVAIPEFTRTARPVLDYAGIVLVGLGAAGLTLATSWGGTTYAWTSVTIIGLFVGSVVALVAFVFVERLAAEPVLPIRLFGNPVFTVCCVLSFVVGFAMLGALTFLPTYMQFVDGVSATASGLRTLPMVVGLLVTSLGSGVLVGRTGKYRIYPIAGTAIMAIGFVLLSRMDADTSTLTQSLYLLVLGSGIGLSMQVLILVVQNTVDFTDLGVATSGVTFFRAIGSSFGAAIFGSLFANFLGDRLPSAMAGSGAPPEAATSPRVLHGLPHEVAVPIIDAYADSLTRVFLFAAPFAAVGFVLALFLKQVPLRDTVASGSTDMGEGFGMPTTEPPEKLLEVAIGRLLQRSHGIDLEALAESGRGRLDTAQLWALIQIYRHAAATGAANLYEIADERRVPRQILEPTFDRLVASGLAERTGREYTLTPAGAAEISSARNVISGWLTESLARSPEFEGRPDRLQVQGALDRLARGVLMERDPAHAETRPMKLGPARRPVAEPPTTRMRASVAQPPPEPPTRPFRPRTGTAGPRPPRPPRR
- a CDS encoding FMN-dependent NADH-azoreductase; translated protein: MKTLWIEASPKGDDALSSQLALAYLDTADPVGEVERLSVWDDDVLRFGRDAAIAKFAQLFGEPITEDQQAVWQQVLAEIERVRGFDRLVVSSPMWNWHVPHALKAWIDIIVQPVASFTLNERGEHVGTLGEGKPLQLILTRSSAYDGRHPELQDFQKPYLEYVFGMLGYRVDTLVVEPTTRWTPAEREQMRAEALEQVRDAARGGGA
- a CDS encoding acyl-CoA dehydrogenase family protein, whose product is MTSPPTTNCVITAEFVARLADRAGEAEELRQLPDATVTDLVDSGFTELLVPARYGGQQADFPAILDPVRRMAHGCTSSAWTIGFLALHNWMLALFGEQAQEEAFASRPFLAPAPLAPTGRGLPAGGGIRLTGRWSWATGVMHGNWIIVAALCGPDDALYPALALLPIGDVTVADVWHTDGMRATGSNDAIATDVFVPEHRLVKVLDIYSGTAPGAGLHDSSVYRWPMVPALALLAAMPALGSAERVTEIYAKRLGERVLPYEGVVQKDKPIAQAHLAGAQVRVRALRALLADTVGEIESIVATGDAVDKPVRAQARLAAAHIVSESKAVIGDLMGAGGASIHFLSSPLQRFKRDVDVLSGHVVFDYDTSRELAGAMALGMKIPRTSMI